Proteins co-encoded in one Candidatus Thiodictyon syntrophicum genomic window:
- a CDS encoding type II toxin-antitoxin system Phd/YefM family antitoxin — protein MDFVTVRELRSASAKVWERLEAGQDLIVTRNGRPFALLVHTAPAEIDAKLAALRPVGQADGARCRGSFSLALLAPDLECDDALFARD, from the coding sequence ATGGACTTTGTAACCGTACGCGAGTTGCGGTCCGCGTCCGCCAAGGTGTGGGAACGGCTCGAGGCGGGCCAGGACCTGATCGTGACCCGTAACGGCCGGCCCTTTGCCCTCTTGGTGCATACGGCACCCGCGGAAATCGACGCAAAGCTCGCGGCTTTGCGGCCAGTCGGTCAGGCTGATGGGGCACGCTGCCGCGGCAGTTTTTCGCTGGCACTGCTGGCCCCGGACCTGGAGTGTGACGATGCGCTGTTCGCTCGCGACTGA
- a CDS encoding putative toxin-antitoxin system toxin component, PIN family yields the protein MRIVLDTSVLVAAARSRQGASYALVSSIPSPRFEICLSVSLYLEWQAVLTRPQHLPPGMTSGDAMGLLRYLAAQAHLQDIHFLWRPCLRDPDDDMVLELAVAARCPYIVTHNIADFRNAANFGVAPIRPGDFLHLLRSAS from the coding sequence ATGCGGATCGTTCTGGACACCTCGGTCTTGGTCGCTGCGGCGCGCTCGCGGCAGGGTGCGAGCTATGCCCTCGTGTCGTCCATTCCCAGTCCGCGTTTCGAGATTTGCCTGTCGGTGAGCCTTTACCTGGAATGGCAAGCCGTGCTGACGCGACCGCAACACCTGCCTCCCGGAATGACATCAGGTGACGCCATGGGACTGCTCCGTTATCTGGCCGCTCAAGCCCACCTGCAGGACATTCATTTCCTCTGGCGGCCCTGTTTGCGTGACCCGGACGACGACATGGTTCTCGAACTCGCCGTCGCGGCCCGTTGTCCCTATATTGTCACCCATAACATCGCTGACTTTCGCAACGCTGCCAACTTCGGGGTTGCGCCAATCAGGCCCGGCGATTTCCTCCACCTGCTAAGGAGCGCATCATGA
- a CDS encoding toxin-antitoxin system HicB family antitoxin, which translates to MTSLTISIPDSLHKSIQAMALKEGISVNQFIASAAGEKMASLLTLDYLRQEAAVGRRDDFERFLAAVPDRAADPGDELGTALPKSVGATPD; encoded by the coding sequence ATGACCTCCCTCACGATCAGCATCCCTGACTCCTTGCACAAGAGCATACAAGCAATGGCCCTCAAGGAGGGGATTTCAGTCAATCAATTCATTGCCAGCGCGGCCGGTGAGAAAATGGCATCGCTGTTGACGCTCGATTATCTGCGTCAAGAGGCGGCAGTCGGCCGGCGCGATGACTTCGAGCGTTTTCTTGCGGCGGTTCCGGACCGAGCAGCGGACCCTGGTGATGAACTCGGAACGGCATTGCCCAAGAGTGTTGGGGCCACGCCCGACTAG
- a CDS encoding restriction endonuclease subunit S has product MREKGVVLRSQLREHENHNFIPEDLSSYKVVQPGDLVINKMKAWQGSMGISQWHGIVSPAYFVFTLDIQERDFSSRLLRSRPYVSFFGRASDGVRIGQWDLSISGMKRIPALIPPVAEQRQIGAFLTDFDRRINRAIRSKRRLIGLMEEQKQAIIHRTVTRGLDPGVRLKPSGFHWLGEVPRHWQLSRLKFVASDIVDCLHATPVYVDGAPYAAIRTADIEPGRVRMASARRISEAQYRLWTARLVPRAGDILYSREGERYGIAALVPEDVELCISQRMMVFRIVPEHSSGYVMWLLNCPEVYSQAAADMIGATAPHVNVSTIKNYVLALPPRDEQLAIVSAITDAVAPLDEAKARADREISLLREYRTRLVADVVTGQLDVRGVSLPPLPDADAEDPEAGLDDADDADLLEAAESLDDDGQD; this is encoded by the coding sequence TTGCGTGAAAAAGGCGTCGTGCTTCGCTCACAATTGCGCGAGCATGAAAACCACAACTTCATTCCCGAAGACCTTTCCAGTTACAAAGTTGTCCAACCCGGTGATCTGGTAATAAACAAGATGAAAGCGTGGCAGGGGTCGATGGGAATTTCCCAATGGCACGGTATCGTTAGTCCCGCGTATTTTGTTTTTACACTCGACATACAGGAGCGAGATTTTTCCAGTCGGCTACTGCGAAGTAGGCCCTATGTGTCTTTCTTTGGGCGCGCTTCAGATGGCGTTAGAATAGGTCAATGGGATCTTTCCATTTCAGGAATGAAGCGTATACCGGCGCTTATCCCGCCGGTCGCCGAGCAGCGGCAAATCGGCGCGTTCCTAACTGATTTCGACCGCAGGATCAATCGTGCTATTCGCAGCAAGCGGCGGCTTATTGGGCTGATGGAAGAGCAGAAACAGGCCATCATCCACCGCACCGTGACCCGCGGTCTCGACCCAGGCGTCCGTCTCAAGCCATCGGGATTCCATTGGCTTGGGGAGGTGCCAAGGCATTGGCAGTTATCGCGGCTCAAGTTCGTGGCTTCGGATATCGTTGACTGCCTTCATGCAACCCCTGTGTATGTGGACGGCGCGCCCTATGCCGCGATTCGCACGGCGGATATCGAGCCGGGGCGCGTAAGAATGGCATCAGCGCGGCGCATCTCGGAAGCCCAATATCGACTTTGGACAGCCCGGCTGGTGCCGAGAGCCGGCGATATCCTGTATAGTCGCGAAGGTGAACGCTACGGTATTGCCGCGCTGGTTCCCGAAGACGTGGAGCTTTGTATATCGCAACGAATGATGGTCTTTCGCATCGTACCGGAGCATTCGAGCGGCTATGTCATGTGGCTACTCAACTGTCCGGAGGTCTATTCTCAAGCGGCAGCGGACATGATCGGTGCCACGGCGCCTCATGTGAACGTCTCGACCATCAAGAACTATGTCCTTGCCCTTCCCCCGCGTGACGAACAGTTGGCGATCGTTTCCGCCATTACCGATGCAGTTGCGCCACTCGACGAAGCAAAGGCCCGTGCCGACAGGGAAATCTCCCTCCTGCGCGAATACCGCACCCGCCTGGTCGCGGACGTGGTCACCGGTCAACTCGACGTGCGCGGCGTCTCGCTCCCGCCCCTGCCGGACGCGGATGCCGAGGACCCGGAGGCGGGGCTGGACGATGCCGACGACGCCGATCTGCTGGAGGCCGCCGAGTCCCTGGACGATGACGGCCAGGATTGA
- a CDS encoding type I restriction-modification system subunit M, with the protein MDHAQHNRLVSFIWGIADDVLRDVYQRGKYRDCILPMVVIRRLDVVLGPTKAAVLAMHRQLDEAGVANQSAKLREVAGQAFYNASPFRLDDIPRRDSPQRLKADFERYLDGFSPNVQQILKYFKFRNQIPTLVEAGILGALIDKFLDPDINLSSSPVLDADGRERLPALDNHGMSTVFEELLRRFNEENNEEAGEHFTPRDVVGLMSELIFAPIADRIESSTYLVLDDACGTGGMLTVAEDRLLGLARAQGKQVSIRLYGQEVNPETYAITTADLLLKGEGEQADQIVLGSTLSSDAFRGKRFDFMLANPPYGKSWKTDLERLGGKAELQDPRFIIEHAGEPDYSLVTRSSDGQLMFLANKLAKMVDDTPLGSRIAEVHNGSSLFTGDAGSGESNIRRWAIENDWLEAIVALPLSLFYNTGIATYIWVLSNRKAEHRRGRVQLIDATGWYRPLRKNLGKKGCELGPQDIARVIETYQAFTNAAESKVFPNRAFGYWKVRVERPLRLRSRFTRAAVEALRYAGGDEEWRRTLYARFGADLYDDWPKVRDQVEAALIGETADGADADEDAESPGTNRRPAVPEPRRKRLLDPKTWARDRELLRTVRKLHEAMGDDLYPDHNLFRDRLDTAIARLGIKLGAADKKRLIAALSWRDEEAPPVIKTIYKPGRAVADPLHGLYVVETGAPGAARPAIVEYEPDPDLRDTEQVPFLEETAPGDWAECSIKTFFQREVLPHCPDAWLDGPATRIGYEISFTRYFYRPKALRTLAEIRADIEAEERRTVGLLDEILVDEDDWESQQ; encoded by the coding sequence ATGGACCACGCCCAACACAATCGACTCGTCAGCTTCATCTGGGGCATCGCCGACGACGTCCTGCGCGATGTCTACCAGCGCGGCAAGTACCGCGACTGCATCCTGCCGATGGTCGTCATCCGGCGGCTCGACGTCGTGCTCGGCCCGACCAAGGCGGCGGTGCTCGCGATGCATCGGCAACTGGACGAGGCCGGCGTCGCCAATCAGTCGGCCAAACTCAGGGAGGTCGCGGGCCAGGCCTTCTATAACGCCTCCCCCTTCCGCCTCGACGACATCCCGCGACGCGACAGTCCGCAGCGACTCAAGGCGGATTTCGAGCGCTATCTGGACGGTTTCTCGCCCAACGTCCAGCAAATACTAAAATATTTCAAATTCCGCAACCAGATCCCCACCCTGGTCGAGGCCGGCATCCTGGGCGCCCTGATCGATAAATTCCTGGACCCGGACATCAACCTGAGTTCCAGCCCGGTGCTGGACGCCGACGGGCGTGAACGCCTCCCCGCGCTCGACAACCACGGCATGAGCACGGTGTTCGAGGAACTGCTGCGCCGCTTCAACGAGGAGAACAACGAGGAGGCCGGCGAGCACTTCACCCCGCGCGACGTGGTCGGCCTGATGTCCGAGTTGATCTTCGCGCCGATCGCCGACCGGATCGAGTCCAGCACCTACCTGGTCCTGGACGATGCCTGCGGCACCGGCGGCATGTTGACCGTCGCGGAAGACCGGCTGCTGGGGCTCGCCCGCGCCCAGGGCAAGCAGGTCTCGATCCGGCTCTACGGCCAGGAGGTCAACCCCGAGACCTACGCCATCACCACCGCCGACCTGCTGCTCAAGGGCGAGGGCGAGCAGGCCGACCAGATCGTCTTGGGCTCCACCTTGTCCAGCGACGCCTTCCGCGGCAAGCGCTTCGACTTCATGCTCGCCAACCCGCCCTATGGTAAGAGCTGGAAGACCGACCTGGAGCGGCTCGGCGGCAAGGCCGAGTTGCAGGACCCGCGCTTCATCATCGAACACGCGGGCGAGCCCGACTACAGCCTGGTCACCCGCTCCAGCGACGGCCAGTTGATGTTCCTCGCCAACAAGCTCGCCAAGATGGTCGACGACACCCCGCTCGGCAGCCGCATCGCCGAGGTCCACAACGGCTCCAGCCTCTTCACCGGCGACGCCGGCTCCGGCGAGAGCAACATCCGCCGCTGGGCGATCGAGAACGACTGGCTGGAGGCCATCGTCGCCCTGCCGCTGAGCCTCTTCTACAACACCGGCATCGCCACCTACATCTGGGTCCTGTCCAACCGCAAGGCCGAGCACCGCCGCGGCCGGGTCCAACTCATCGACGCCACCGGCTGGTACCGCCCGCTGCGCAAGAACCTGGGCAAGAAGGGGTGCGAACTGGGGCCGCAGGACATCGCCCGCGTCATCGAAACCTACCAAGCCTTCACCAACGCCGCCGAGAGCAAGGTCTTCCCAAACCGCGCCTTCGGCTACTGGAAGGTCCGGGTCGAGCGCCCGCTACGCCTGCGCAGCCGTTTCACCCGCGCCGCGGTCGAGGCCCTGCGCTATGCCGGCGGCGACGAGGAGTGGCGCCGGACCCTTTACGCCCGCTTCGGTGCCGACCTCTACGACGACTGGCCGAAGGTTCGGGATCAGGTGGAAGCCGCGCTGATCGGTGAGACCGCGGACGGCGCCGACGCCGACGAGGACGCCGAGTCGCCCGGCACCAACCGCCGGCCCGCCGTCCCCGAGCCACGCCGCAAGCGGCTTCTGGATCCCAAGACCTGGGCGCGGGACCGGGAACTGCTGCGGACCGTGCGCAAGCTCCACGAGGCCATGGGCGACGACCTGTACCCGGACCACAACCTCTTTCGGGACCGCTTGGACACTGCCATCGCCCGGCTGGGCATCAAGCTCGGCGCCGCCGACAAGAAGCGCCTCATCGCCGCCCTGAGCTGGCGCGACGAGGAGGCCCCGCCGGTCATCAAGACCATCTACAAGCCGGGTCGGGCGGTCGCCGATCCGCTGCACGGGCTCTACGTGGTCGAGACCGGCGCACCCGGCGCCGCCCGGCCGGCGATCGTCGAATACGAGCCGGACCCGGACCTGCGCGACACCGAGCAGGTGCCTTTTCTCGAAGAGACTGCCCCGGGCGACTGGGCCGAGTGCAGCATCAAGACCTTCTTCCAGCGCGAGGTCCTGCCCCACTGCCCGGACGCCTGGCTGGACGGGCCCGCGACGCGGATCGGCTATGAGATCAGTTTTACCCGGTATTTTTATCGGCCGAAGGCGTTGCGGACGCTGGCTGAGATTCGGGCGGATATTGAGGCGGAGGAGCGGCGGACGGTGGGGTTGCTCGACGAAATCCTGGTGGATGAGGATGACTGGGAGTCTCAGCAATGA
- a CDS encoding sulfate ABC transporter substrate-binding protein yields the protein MIGPIQLRSLILGTVLGLAPLCGAAAGATLLNVSYDPTRELYQAVNPAFIEAWQAKAGEALTIRQSHGGSGKQARAVIDGLDADVVTLALAYDIDAIAGKGLLDKDWQRRLPHNSSPYTSTIVFLVRKGNPKGIKDWGDLTKAGVSVITPNPKTSGGARWNYLAAWAWAEKHFGGDEAKVKDYIVSLYQNVPVLDSGARGSTTTFVQRGLGDVLLSWENEAFLALKEFDADKFEIVAPSLSILAEPPVAVVDKNVDRKGTRKAATAYLEFLYTPEGQLVAAENFYRPTDPAVAAQFKDRFPQIKLVNIGDLGGWAAAQKKHFADGGLFDQIYNPK from the coding sequence ATGATCGGCCCCATCCAACTGCGGTCCCTGATCCTCGGCACCGTCCTGGGGCTCGCCCCCCTGTGCGGCGCGGCGGCCGGGGCCACGCTGCTGAACGTCTCCTACGACCCGACCCGGGAACTCTACCAGGCCGTCAACCCGGCCTTCATCGAGGCGTGGCAGGCCAAGGCGGGCGAGGCACTGACCATCCGGCAATCCCATGGCGGCTCCGGCAAGCAGGCGCGGGCAGTCATCGACGGGCTGGACGCGGACGTCGTGACCCTGGCCCTGGCCTACGACATCGACGCCATCGCCGGGAAGGGCCTGCTGGACAAGGACTGGCAGCGGCGCCTGCCCCACAACAGCTCACCCTACACCTCCACCATCGTCTTCCTGGTGCGCAAGGGCAATCCCAAAGGAATCAAGGACTGGGGCGACCTGACCAAGGCCGGGGTGAGCGTCATCACCCCCAACCCCAAGACCTCCGGCGGGGCGCGCTGGAACTACCTGGCGGCCTGGGCCTGGGCGGAAAAGCACTTCGGTGGTGACGAGGCCAAGGTCAAGGACTACATCGTGAGCCTCTACCAGAACGTGCCGGTCCTCGACTCCGGCGCCCGCGGCTCCACCACCACCTTCGTCCAGCGCGGTCTGGGTGACGTGCTGCTGTCCTGGGAGAACGAGGCCTTCCTGGCCCTGAAAGAGTTCGACGCCGACAAGTTCGAGATCGTTGCGCCCTCCCTCTCCATCCTCGCCGAGCCCCCGGTCGCCGTGGTCGACAAGAACGTCGACCGCAAGGGCACCCGCAAGGCCGCGACCGCCTATCTGGAGTTTCTCTACACCCCCGAGGGCCAGCTAGTCGCCGCCGAGAACTTCTACCGCCCGACCGATCCGGCCGTCGCCGCCCAGTTCAAGGACCGCTTCCCCCAGATCAAGCTCGTGAACATCGGCGACCTGGGCGGCTGGGCCGCGGCGCAGAAGAAGCACTTTGCCGATGGCGGGCTGTTTGACCAGATCTATAATCCCAAGTGA
- the cysT gene encoding sulfate ABC transporter permease subunit CysT — protein sequence MSAAVSFFNPTGQTRVLPGFGLSLGYTLIYLSLMVLLPLAAVFIQTASLTWAEFWAIVTAPRVVATYKLSFGAALLAAGINVVFGLMLAWSLVRYSFPGKKLVDALIDLPFALPTAVAGISLSALWAGNGWLGGLVAPFGIKVAFTPLGVLVALIFIGVPFVVRTVQPVLEDLETELEEAAASLGAQRRQTFTRVLLPVLTPALLTGFALAFARGVGEYGSVIFIAGNIPMVSEITPLIIITKLEQYDTSGATAVAVVMLLFSFMMLLAINLLQAWSGKRTGRNR from the coding sequence ATGAGCGCCGCCGTCAGCTTTTTCAACCCGACCGGCCAGACCCGGGTCCTGCCGGGCTTCGGCCTGTCGCTGGGTTACACCCTGATCTATCTGTCCCTGATGGTCCTGCTGCCGCTGGCGGCGGTCTTCATCCAGACCGCCTCGCTCACCTGGGCCGAGTTCTGGGCCATCGTCACGGCCCCGCGGGTGGTGGCCACTTACAAACTCTCGTTCGGCGCGGCGCTGCTGGCCGCGGGGATCAATGTCGTCTTCGGGCTGATGCTGGCCTGGTCGCTCGTGCGCTACAGCTTCCCCGGCAAGAAACTGGTGGATGCCCTGATCGATTTGCCCTTTGCGCTGCCCACCGCCGTGGCGGGGATCTCGCTCAGCGCGCTCTGGGCCGGCAACGGCTGGCTCGGCGGGCTCGTCGCACCCTTCGGGATCAAGGTCGCCTTCACGCCGCTCGGGGTGCTGGTGGCCCTGATCTTCATCGGGGTGCCCTTCGTGGTGCGCACGGTGCAGCCCGTGCTGGAGGACCTGGAGACCGAACTGGAGGAGGCGGCGGCGAGCCTGGGGGCACAGCGGCGCCAGACCTTTACCCGGGTGCTGCTGCCGGTGTTGACACCGGCGCTGCTGACCGGCTTCGCGCTCGCCTTCGCCCGCGGCGTGGGCGAGTACGGGTCGGTGATCTTCATCGCCGGCAACATCCCGATGGTCTCGGAGATCACGCCGCTGATCATCATCACCAAGCTGGAGCAGTACGACACCTCGGGGGCCACCGCGGTCGCCGTGGTGATGCTGCTGTTTTCCTTCATGATGCTGCTGGCCATCAATCTGTTGCAGGCCTGGAGCGGCAAGCGCACCGGGAGGAACCGCTGA